The sequence below is a genomic window from Mus musculus strain C57BL/6J chromosome 4, GRCm38.p6 C57BL/6J.
CCTCTTGCCCCTTCTCCCCTACCTATGTCTAAACAGAACACTCATCCATTTTTGAATAGATTTTATTCTCTCGGATATTATATCCTGTCACcagcttcctctccctctactGCTTCAGCCACATACCACCTTTGAATCCCCTTAGAAATGAGTGAACCTCCCAGGAACAGGACATGGAATAACAAGGTttaataagactaggcacaatcTCTTATCTCAAGGCTGAACAAGGCAACCAagcaggaagaaggagaaggatctCAAGAGAATGCAAAAGAGTGAGAAACATCCCTTCTACTCTTAGGAGTTCCagaagaacaccaagctacataaccataacatacatgcagaggacctaaCTGAAACTTATATAGGCTCTATGCCTGTTGTTTCATGCTCTGTGGGCCTAAAAGAagcctgcttagttgattctgtgagccatattcttgtagtgtccttgactTCACTGGCTCCCATAAttactcttcttcctcttccctgagAGTCTTCAAGTGCCCTGCCCATGTTTGACTGTGAGCCTCTGTATATGCTCCTGATGAAACCTTTCTGATGACACCTGGGCCATGCTCCaatttatgagtatagcagaacacCATTAGGAATAGGCTCATTGAGTATGCATGCCCACAGATATagtgctttatttaatttttttaaaggagaggcttactttatttatatgtatctatTGATGTTTGCTAAACTTTATATAGAAAAAGATCCTCAAAATTATCAGAGCATTATAAACTTATTAGAAAAATTACTAatatgtaatcaatgtgataaaaaccggaaaacaaaacaaaatacaatttattttaaaaacacataagaAACTCACAAATATGTGAAAGTTAAACATCTCTACATGACTAGTAAGTcagaaaagaaatcacaagttAAATTAGAAAACCTTCTCatgtaaacaaaaaaataaaatacagtatgtCAAGTAGAACATCTGGCTGAGCCATGCTTAGAGGTAAGTGCAGACCCTTCACATGTTTTTAAGATAAACAGGATATTTTTTTCAGATATCTATTTTCTGTGTGAATTAGATCTAAGAAAAGGATAGCAAGCTGTACTCAACAAAAACCTAGGAATTAGTAATCGtaagcataaaaataaatcatgcatAAAATATAGAGGGAAATACTCAAACAAGAACACAAAATTTATTTCATTGAGTAATCAACACAATTGACAATTTTTTAGTTCAGCTAATGTACATAAGAAGATAGGAGATGGAACTATTAAAACCAGGAATGAAAAAGTcactttcaattaaaaaaaaaaaaaaactattaaggAAGTTATACACTGACAAAACTAAAATGCCCCTTTAAAAGAGATAAACTGTTGAAACTCACTCAAACAAGATAAGCCAAACAGACTTGTAATTAGCAAGGGTAGTACTATTGTTTAAATAAGAGaagcctaagaataataggtggtTTTGAAGTAAAAACCACAGAAACATTTGAAGAATTAGCATTGATCTTTTGTGAACTTTGAAAAGAGTTGAGGAATAAGGACTTAACACATCTATATTCatagcttttgtttatttgtttgtttgcttgtttgtttttgtttgcttggttttgttatttttgttttttttgagacagagtttctctgtatagccctggctgtcctggaactcactttgtagaccagactggccttgaactcagaaatctgcctgcctctgcctcccaagtgctgggattaaaggtgtgcactaccatcattcaccagtgatcctaagatagCATGGAAAGTCCTTTGGGGCCCTTGGGACCGTTTGCCCTGAGTGTTTTTTTATGGAATTCtggcttttgattttttaatgttttagtagtttatgttattatttttatgaatactGGATAAGGCTGTGTATTCTTTGGATGAATCTCACAGGAGTATGGTTTATATAATCTTTTTTACATTGCACtagatttttgggtttttttgttttgttttgttttctttgggttttttctgCTAATATTTTATCAAAgattttttgcatatatattttagcTATTTCCTGGTAAATTCTGGCTTTTGTGTTAATATATGAATATGGagctatgaactaaccagtacccctagagctccttggaactataccaccaatcaaagaaaacacattatagaacttgtgactctagctatatgtgtagcagacaatggcctagtaggtcatcgaagggaggagaggctcttggtcctgtgaaagttctatgctccagtataggggaatgccaggaccagtaatgggagtgggtgggttggggagtgggagggatTGGGTAGGGAGGGGATTTTCAGGGGAGAAAACTAGAAAAGGAGATAtcgttgaaatgtaaataaagaaaatatctaataaaagaaaaaagaaaaaaaaacactcaggGAAAACATTTCACAGTAATAAGCTCTATCATATGAAAAATATGTTAACTATCATGTGGAAATAAAGAACTCTTGAGACTgatataaacataaaaacaaaaccagttatTGGTATACTAGCTGCCAAAGAAACTGGATAGTTTTCTCCAGTTACAAGAAAATGATGAAATTCACTCTACTATTCTCTGTATAAATAAACTCCTTAAACTATATAATCTGGGGTAGTAGCACATATATCCAGTGCCAGCCAAGAGATTATCAGATTTTCTTGCACCCAAGGATGTCTGCATGAGCATAAGGACACTGCCCAGATTGCATCATACATCAAGACCCAATGTGGGCCTGTTAGTATCTGGAGACTGACTtcacacaacagacacacaccCCACTACCTCATGATAGAGGGTtatgttcacagcaatggaacattAACAAGAGATACTGCCTGAGAAAAGGAgcgaaggaagaaaggaaggaaaaggaaagagagcagaagggaagaaaggatggatggaagcaagcaaggaaagaAGAGTGTTAGGTCAAGTGGATCAGATTTGTTGGCATtaaactttaatctcagcacttagcagTCAAGAGCAGGCAGATATACCTGATAAGAACTCAGTCTGATCTATAGAGAAAGGTAAACAACCAGAGCTATCTactgagacccagtctcaaactaACAAAATGTGCTCTGAACCTCATTACCTGAGATCTGTCTGcataaaggaagaaggaaggaatgataTGACTATCAGAAGTTCTGCAatgacctctatctccaaattATGCtagactcacacacactcacacacacacacacacacacacacacacacacacacacatacacacacacacacacacaagcactctcACCAATAAACCAAAATAAGAAAGGAGAGTAAATAGGTTTGTTTCTGATTACTCCACAAGAGCAAATAGTATATACAATCATAAATAGTTTACAAAGAGATAAATTGACAGCACACAAGTGATATGTAGACTAATTAATCTTTATTAAAATAGAGAAAACCATGATGAAGCATTACAAGAGAGAATACAaccaagacagaaattaaaactggataaaaaaaaaaactgaacaggTCATAGATTTAGAGGACTAAATGGACTGACAGTGGCAGAGTAAGTCTACTGAATGGTGAGCTATGTTCTAAGTTCATCAACATGCCAAAACTAGAAGAGGTTCTAGTCCAGCTTGCTAACCTTATATAAAGTCCGGATTCCAGGCAGTGCCAGAGTgctcagtagaaagaaagaatgtgagTTCAAACTCAAAAAAAGGAGCACAGGCTGCCCAGAGCCTAGAAAGTTCTGTGCAACTGGGGCCCTGGACTACTAACATACACAAGGACAGGATCTTGACCCTGAGAACACCAGGTCAATGTGTTGTGGTGGCCTGTACCATACAAGGCCACTTTCAATGCTCAGATGGCAAAAGAGACCATTTCCAAGAGGGGAAAATACCCAAGCTCAATTGGCTAATTGAATTCTAAGAGTCAGTCTTTTCTCAAATGACGCACATCTAAAGGGAAGGTAGAAGGGTCCACATCAGTGAAAAGTGTTATCCGTCCAAGTTCCCCAGAGAGTCTTCCCAGGTTTACTTCACTGTGAGGTCCTATGACATTGACTGGAGAGACACTTGCACTGAGGTTGAGTTCCTATAGAGTGGCAGATGGTTTGATGCTCACTGGACACAAGGCCTGCATCCTGGTCTCTATGGCCTACTGTGATCATCCCAGGTTGGGAAATGATAAGTTCCCCGCTTTCTGTGCCAGCTGGCTGACCTGGGTCTTCTGAGAAGAGAGGAAGTGGGCACAGTCCTAGGGTCAGCAGTGAAGGAATAGCCTTGAGGGCAGGTATGTCTGGGCAGGCTGGCCTGTGAGTTCAAGATAGAATTGACTGTTTGAAGCGCCCAGTGCACTGTGGCTCCTGCATGATACAGTTGCCAAGTGAGCCAGGCACGCTGAGAGACAGTGGGCTCTAGGCTGCTCGAGGGCACATGCAGGAAGGCACCTCCAGGGGCCTGTAGGTCATCCAGGGTCACCTGCAAGGCACTCAGATTGGTGAAGACTCTGGACATCAGCTGCGAGAATGTCAGGTCTAAGCTGGCTTCCGGAAGAGAAGGCTTTCTGCACCTCTTGGCAGAGTGGTAGGGTGCATCTGGGCTGTCTCCCCCGCGACTTCGCTTCAGAGTTCTCACAGGAGATCTTGGCTGGGGCCTTTGGTCCCTAACATGCAGTTTTGTGTGCGAGATATCTGTGGGAGAGAGCATGGACCTTAATCACTTTAGACACTCGTTTCCTTTAACTCAGCAGCTCCCCTGCCCTAAAGCACTCCCCAGAGGCTCTTTTGTAACATCCCATGGAAATGCAGGAAActtccaacaaacccagacaactATTCTGTTTGAGAAACCCCACCTGGCCAGTCACTACCAGATGTGTCCTCTCCAAAGTTTGCTTAGCTCCCAACGCTTTTGGGCCCTGAGTCCTGCTTCTTTAAAGCCCAGACCTACCTCTTCTGTGGGTGGACACTAGCttgtcccttcctctttctctggagGGAGATGGTTtgtccctcttcttctctttcagtTTGCTGCTTCTCTTGTTTGGTCCACATGAGGAGACAGCCCAGCTTTGCTGAAATTTCTTCTGACTGGGGACCTTAACCTCTGACTTTGGCCATGTGTTCTCTGTAGGAAGAAGAGGTGATTGGTGACAGTTTCCCAACTTTCTCAGGAAAGCCTGAGATCAGCTTCCATTAGGCCAAGCTCCTTGCATGCTTTGAAATCCCATGCAGTCCCCCACTATTTTTCAATTCTCCATTCCCTCTTTGTTCCTAATTTGGATGTTCTCAAGCTGCCTCAGCAAACACTCCAAAATATATTCCCAAGGATATGCAGCTGACACAGCCATTAGCAAAAACAGGCCTACACAGGCAcacaagacccccccccccacacacacacacacattttgttttgAACTATGCAGGGAAGGAATGGAATGCATTGTGCAGCCATCCCCTCTCTTTACCTTCCCCAAGCCCATCAGTAGTTTAAAGACCTAAACCCTACCTTTGCCTTTGGGAGAGGACTTGGAACTCCTGCCAGTGTTCCCCCAACTCTCAGAGGACTGATTCTCTTTATCCTTCTGGTCTAGAGGCTGCATTCTCTTGGAAGAAGACTGGGTGGACATCTCTAGTTTCACATGCCCAGGCTTCTCATCTGGTGTTTCATTCATGACTGCTCCCAGgtccatgcctctgcctccctcttagGCTGGAGCTCACTTTCAAATGGCCCTGATAGTAGAGCACATTGGCTTTAAATAGAGCCCTggaagcccctccccctcctgcacAACTCTCCCTAAAAGTCTTACCCAGCCCTAGACAGGCCACACCTTCaataaagggaggggaggggcggcTAACTTCAATCTAACTCAAGGAAGTATTTTAGGTTCTTTCTTGATACTGACCACTCTCTGTCTACTAAATTGGGAGGCTTTGAAGCTGAAAGACACATTTAACTTTGTGTCTTATAAACATTACACGGAAAAGACATGCTTTTTAGTGCTATGATGGTGTGCTTTTCATTTGTCCTAGTGTTTCTCTCCTCCACACCTTGTCACTCTTTCTGAGTGTAGATATGAGTGTGAGTGGGTTGCTGCTTGAGTGCAAGCATGGGTGCATGTGTGCTGGCCTGTGTGTGGTCCTACTAACTCCTGCTGAATGAAATGTTTACTTTAATTCACTCTGTGGGCTACTGAtaaagttcaaggacaaccatTGCTACCTactgagactcagtctcaaatcAACAAAGTATCAACTGAGCCTCATCACCTGAGATCAACCAGTCTGCAGAACAGGATGGAGAAAGGAAAGCTGTGACTCTTGGGAATTCTGCAATAACCTCTATCTACAAATCATGCTccccttaaacacacacacccacacgggAATAAGAATGCAACATAAATGGATTTGCTTCTAATTAATCCACACAGTCACATGGTATTTACAATCCTATATAGTTTTAGAGATAAATTGACAGCACAAAACTGACACATAGACAatttaaatctttattaaaatagTGAAAACTGATGAtgattcttttctatttcttaagtATTGTCTCTGGACAAATTTAAagaaattttctgaggatattaaAAGATTGTGTTTTCTTAGCCTTCATGGCATGGAGAAATCTATCACTACCAACTGCAGAACACTCTCTTCTAGATAGCTTTACAGTCAAATAGATACTATGAAGTCCactggagagaagaagaaagcagtATTCTTACCCAGCACTGGATCCTGCATATTTCTATACTGATAAGATGTTTACAGAGTTCAAAGGCATAACTTTTATAGGTAACTAACCTCAATGTGATTGTATATGAT
It includes:
- the Gm11232 gene encoding uncharacterized protein Gm11232 → MDLGAVMNETPDEKPGHVKLEMSTQSSSKRMQPLDQKDKENQSSESWGNTGRSSKSSPKGKENTWPKSEVKVPSQKKFQQSWAVSSCGPNKRSSKLKEKKRDKPSPSRERGRDKLVSTHRRDISHTKLHVRDQRPQPRSPVRTLKRSRGGDSPDAPYHSAKRCRKPSLPEASLDLTFSQLMSRVFTNLSALQVTLDDLQAPGGAFLHVPSSSLEPTVSQRAWLTWQLYHAGATVHWALQTVNSILNSQASLPRHTCPQGYSFTADPRTVPTSSLLRRPRSASWHRKRGTYHFPTWDDHSRP